The Bombus pascuorum chromosome 9, iyBomPasc1.1, whole genome shotgun sequence genome has a window encoding:
- the LOC132910324 gene encoding phosphatidylinositol 4-phosphate 5-kinase type-1 alpha-like isoform X12, which yields MASGDNVDVIEVVETSFSGPAQATEDHLRPEQYADEDSKSTGDKVTTFESSVNQHGTTGPKTPVGVSRNKSERERKIGHRRVGVGGEITYKKIQTTQIMGSIQLGIQHAVGGLASKPERDLLMQDFMTVETTNFPSEGSNHTPAHHFSEFKFKNYAPIAFRYFRDLFGIQPDDFLMSMCSAPLRELSNPGASGSIFYLTDDDEFIIKTVQHKEGEFLQTLLPGYYMNLNQNPRTLLPKFFGLYCYRCNSKNVRLVAMNNLLPSSVKLHQKYDLKGSTYKRKASKSERSKSSPTYKDLDFMEHHPEGIFLEADTYSALVKTIQRDCRVLESFKIMDYSLLVGLHNLDQAAREKAQEQRLSASAEEEVGEVGGESTALTQAEKEREREDRIGASALNRSRSINRQRLVAHSTAMESIQAESEPIDEEDDVPSPGGIPARNARGERLLLFLGIIDILQSYRLKKKLEHTWKSMIHDGDTVSVHRPGFYAQRFQDFMAKTVFKKIPSLDLPEIKGNHRKFRNLVTSYIVFAQTLKHSPSKRKSITRPLRPLDGDFDSTAVPTTGTSTMHATSPTKAGGTLPSTCSTPPPPFDDAVRSNDQTLASGGQLQQGAPTTILASSLSSAHSKQNKVVHHVTLTKTYHDAVSISDVHLESSGSGSGSGGRETKSSLSVESGGSSRGGGGLTWTPPAGSAEGSTPTWTEGTPSFTESSSSGDAGCPTTPIRGSQRHDDGGRIVATVEEALASLTTEMKETNNTRNFVEQRRSLSKYGQVRASFKRASANHVSIMRNMQNVLRVQRREP from the exons AGCTCGGTAAATCAACATGGCACCACGGGCCCCAAGACCCCTGTGGGGGTGTCGAGGAACAAATcggagcgagagagaaagatcgGCCACAGGAGAGTTGGAGTGGGAGGTGAAATCACGTACAAAAAg ATCCAAACGACACAAATCATGGGCTCCATCCAGCTAGGCATCCAACATGCAGTCGGTGGGTTGGCCAGTAAACCAGAGCGTGATTTACTGATGCAAGATTTCATGACTGTAGAAACGACGAACTTCCCAAGCGAGGGATCCAATCACACTCCAGCTCATCATTTTTCGGAATTTAAGTTCAAAAATTACGCACCTATTGCATTTCGTTACTTTCGGGATCTCTTTGGCATTCAACCGGATGATTTTTTG ATGTCGATGTGTAGCGCTCCGTTACGCGAATTGTCAAACCCCGGCGCTAGTGGAAGTATCTTTTATCTAACAGATGATGACGAGTTCATCATAAAGACTGTACAACACAAAGAAGGAGAATTTTTACAGACGCTTCTTCCAGGATATTATATG aatCTAAATCAAAATCCAAGGACATTATTGCCAAAGTTCTTCGGATTGTATTGCTATCGgtgtaatagtaaaaatgTTAGATTAGTCGCTATGAATAATCTTCTGCCCTCGTCGGTGAAATTGCATCAAAAGTATGACTTGAAAGGATCAACATACAAGAGAAAG GCATCGAAATCAGAAAGATCTAAATCTTCTCCAACATACAAAGATTTAGATTTCATGGAACACCATCCGGAAGGGATCTTTTTGGAGGCAGACACGTATAGTGCCCTAGTTAAAACTATTCAGAGAGATTGTCGGGTGTTGGAAAGCTTTAAAATCATGGATTACTCTTTACTCGTTGGTCTTCATAACCTCGACCAGGCTGCAAGAGAAAAAGCG CAGGAGCAGAGATTATCAGCGAGTGCGGAGGAAGAAGTCGGTGAAGTGGGAGGTGAGAGTACAGCACTTACTCAAGCAGAAAAAGAACGGGAACGAGAGGACAGAATAGGAGCCAGCGCTCTGAACCGATCACGAAGCATAAATCGACAAAGGTTGGTTGCGCACAGTACCGCTATGGAGAGTATTCAGGCTGAAAGCGAGCCGATAGACGAGGAGGACGATGTACC CAGTCCAGGTGGAATTCCTGCTCGTAATGCCCGCGGCGAACGCCTTCTACTTTTCCTTGGTATTATTGACATTTTGCAAAGTTACAGGcttaagaaaaaattagaacATACTTGGAAGTCGATGATACACGATGGT GATACTGTGTCTGTACATCGGCCAGGTTTTTACGCGCAACGTTTCCAAGATTTCATGGCGAAGACAGTATTCAAGAAAATACCATCAC TGGACCTGCCTGAGATTAAGGGGAATCATCGCAAATTCCGTAACCTCGTCACCAGCTACATAG TCTTTGCTCAAA CGTTGAAACATTCCCCATCGAAGAGAAAAAGCATAACCAGGCCTCTCAGGCCCTTGGACGGCGACTTCGATTCAACCG CGGTGCCGACAACCGGAACTTCGACAATGCATGCTACGTCACCCACGAAGGCTG GTGGCACCCTTCCTTCCACTTGTTCCACCCCGCCCCCGCCCTTTGACGATGCAGTGCGCTCAAATGACCAGACCTTGGCTTCTGGTGGTCAACTTCAACAGGGTGCACCGACCACGATCTTAGCGAGCAGTCTAAGCAGTGCTCACTCCAAGCAGAACAAGGTTGTGCACCATGTCACTCTCACAAAGACTTATCACGATGCCGTGAG CATATCCGACGTACACTTGGAAAGCAGCGGTAGCGGAAGCGGAAGCGGCGGGAGGGAAACGAAATCTTCGTTGAGCGTAGAAAGCGGCGGTAGTAGTCGAGGAGGTGGGGGTCTGACCTGGACACCACCCGCTGGCAGCGCCGAGGGCTCTACGCCCACCTGGACAGAGGGCACGCCGTCCTTTACCGAGAGTTCCAGCAGCGGTGACGCAG GTTGTCCGACCACACCGATCAGGGGCAGCCAGCGTCACGATGACGGAGGGAGAATCGTTGCCACCGTCGAGGAGGCGCTAGCCAGTCTTACTACAGAAATG aaagaaacgaacaacACGAGGAATTTCGTGGAACAGAGAAGGTCCCTTTCGAAGTACGGTCAAGTGAGAGCGAGTTTCAAACGTGCCAGCGCGAACCATGTGTCGATCATGAGGAACATGCAAAATGTGTTAAGAGTTCAACGCCGGGAGCCATAA
- the LOC132910324 gene encoding phosphatidylinositol 4-phosphate 5-kinase type-1 gamma-like isoform X11: MASGDNVDVIEVVETSFSGPAQATEDHLRPEQYADEDSKSTGDKVTTFESSVNQHGTTGPKTPVGVSRNKSERERKIGHRRVGVGGEITYKKIQTTQIMGSIQLGIQHAVGGLASKPERDLLMQDFMTVETTNFPSEGSNHTPAHHFSEFKFKNYAPIAFRYFRDLFGIQPDDFLMSMCSAPLRELSNPGASGSIFYLTDDDEFIIKTVQHKEGEFLQTLLPGYYMNLNQNPRTLLPKFFGLYCYRCNSKNVRLVAMNNLLPSSVKLHQKYDLKGSTYKRKASKSERSKSSPTYKDLDFMEHHPEGIFLEADTYSALVKTIQRDCRVLESFKIMDYSLLVGLHNLDQAAREKAQEQRLSASAEEEVGEVGGESTALTQAEKEREREDRIGASALNRSRSINRQRLVAHSTAMESIQAESEPIDEEDDVPSPGGIPARNARGERLLLFLGIIDILQSYRLKKKLEHTWKSMIHDGDTVSVHRPGFYAQRFQDFMAKTVFKKIPSLDLPEIKGNHRKFRNLVTSYIVFAQTLKHSPSKRKSITRPLRPLDGDFDSTAVPTTGTSTMHATSPTKAVTPTDAAISTTSTVMSTGSAPIATSTPVNFAAGPVSPPPLTLAAGPGLSHHEPPVTTSAAKVTSYPAVLKGRTAASPPNPNLVPSGKIPPPVPPRGTGQSRTTRSSEEHRGPGTATSTSSMTSSRGGTLPSTCSTPPPPFDDAVRSNDQTLASGGQLQQGAPTTILASSLSSAHSKQNKVVHHVTLTKTYHDAVSISDVHLESSGSGSGSGGRETKSSLSVESGGSSRGGGGLTWTPPAGSAEGSTPTWTEGTPSFTESSSSGDAGCPTTPIRGSQRHDDGGRIVATVEEALASLTTEMTHL, encoded by the exons AGCTCGGTAAATCAACATGGCACCACGGGCCCCAAGACCCCTGTGGGGGTGTCGAGGAACAAATcggagcgagagagaaagatcgGCCACAGGAGAGTTGGAGTGGGAGGTGAAATCACGTACAAAAAg ATCCAAACGACACAAATCATGGGCTCCATCCAGCTAGGCATCCAACATGCAGTCGGTGGGTTGGCCAGTAAACCAGAGCGTGATTTACTGATGCAAGATTTCATGACTGTAGAAACGACGAACTTCCCAAGCGAGGGATCCAATCACACTCCAGCTCATCATTTTTCGGAATTTAAGTTCAAAAATTACGCACCTATTGCATTTCGTTACTTTCGGGATCTCTTTGGCATTCAACCGGATGATTTTTTG ATGTCGATGTGTAGCGCTCCGTTACGCGAATTGTCAAACCCCGGCGCTAGTGGAAGTATCTTTTATCTAACAGATGATGACGAGTTCATCATAAAGACTGTACAACACAAAGAAGGAGAATTTTTACAGACGCTTCTTCCAGGATATTATATG aatCTAAATCAAAATCCAAGGACATTATTGCCAAAGTTCTTCGGATTGTATTGCTATCGgtgtaatagtaaaaatgTTAGATTAGTCGCTATGAATAATCTTCTGCCCTCGTCGGTGAAATTGCATCAAAAGTATGACTTGAAAGGATCAACATACAAGAGAAAG GCATCGAAATCAGAAAGATCTAAATCTTCTCCAACATACAAAGATTTAGATTTCATGGAACACCATCCGGAAGGGATCTTTTTGGAGGCAGACACGTATAGTGCCCTAGTTAAAACTATTCAGAGAGATTGTCGGGTGTTGGAAAGCTTTAAAATCATGGATTACTCTTTACTCGTTGGTCTTCATAACCTCGACCAGGCTGCAAGAGAAAAAGCG CAGGAGCAGAGATTATCAGCGAGTGCGGAGGAAGAAGTCGGTGAAGTGGGAGGTGAGAGTACAGCACTTACTCAAGCAGAAAAAGAACGGGAACGAGAGGACAGAATAGGAGCCAGCGCTCTGAACCGATCACGAAGCATAAATCGACAAAGGTTGGTTGCGCACAGTACCGCTATGGAGAGTATTCAGGCTGAAAGCGAGCCGATAGACGAGGAGGACGATGTACC CAGTCCAGGTGGAATTCCTGCTCGTAATGCCCGCGGCGAACGCCTTCTACTTTTCCTTGGTATTATTGACATTTTGCAAAGTTACAGGcttaagaaaaaattagaacATACTTGGAAGTCGATGATACACGATGGT GATACTGTGTCTGTACATCGGCCAGGTTTTTACGCGCAACGTTTCCAAGATTTCATGGCGAAGACAGTATTCAAGAAAATACCATCAC TGGACCTGCCTGAGATTAAGGGGAATCATCGCAAATTCCGTAACCTCGTCACCAGCTACATAG TCTTTGCTCAAA CGTTGAAACATTCCCCATCGAAGAGAAAAAGCATAACCAGGCCTCTCAGGCCCTTGGACGGCGACTTCGATTCAACCG CGGTGCCGACAACCGGAACTTCGACAATGCATGCTACGTCACCCACGAAGGCTG TAACCCCGACAGACGCTGCGATCAGCACGACCAGCACGGTGATGTCAACCGGTTCCGCGCCAATCGCCACCTCCACCCCCGTGAACTTCGCCGCGGGCCCGGTGAGTCCGCCTCCGTTGACCTTGGCCGCCGGTCCAGGCCTTTCTCATCACGAGCCACCGGTGACGACCTCAGCGGCCAAGGTCACGAGCTACCCAGCCGTCCTGAAGGGCAGGACCGCCGCCAGTCCACCGAATCCAAATCTGGTACCCTCCGGCAAGATTCCACCCCCTGTTCCTCCAAGAGGTACCGGTCAATCGAGGACCACGAGGTCCTCTGAGGAGCACCGTGGCCCTGGAACAGCCACCTCCACGTCCTCGATGACATCCAGCCGAG GTGGCACCCTTCCTTCCACTTGTTCCACCCCGCCCCCGCCCTTTGACGATGCAGTGCGCTCAAATGACCAGACCTTGGCTTCTGGTGGTCAACTTCAACAGGGTGCACCGACCACGATCTTAGCGAGCAGTCTAAGCAGTGCTCACTCCAAGCAGAACAAGGTTGTGCACCATGTCACTCTCACAAAGACTTATCACGATGCCGTGAG CATATCCGACGTACACTTGGAAAGCAGCGGTAGCGGAAGCGGAAGCGGCGGGAGGGAAACGAAATCTTCGTTGAGCGTAGAAAGCGGCGGTAGTAGTCGAGGAGGTGGGGGTCTGACCTGGACACCACCCGCTGGCAGCGCCGAGGGCTCTACGCCCACCTGGACAGAGGGCACGCCGTCCTTTACCGAGAGTTCCAGCAGCGGTGACGCAG GTTGTCCGACCACACCGATCAGGGGCAGCCAGCGTCACGATGACGGAGGGAGAATCGTTGCCACCGTCGAGGAGGCGCTAGCCAGTCTTACTACAGAAATG ACCCACCTGTAG
- the LOC132910324 gene encoding phosphatidylinositol 4-phosphate 5-kinase type-1 gamma-like isoform X1: MASGDNVDVIEVVETSFSGPAQATEDHLRPEQYADEDSKSTGDKVTTFESSVNQHGTTGPKTPVGVSRNKSERERKIGHRRVGVGGEITYKKIQTTQIMGSIQLGIQHAVGGLASKPERDLLMQDFMTVETTNFPSEGSNHTPAHHFSEFKFKNYAPIAFRYFRDLFGIQPDDFLMSMCSAPLRELSNPGASGSIFYLTDDDEFIIKTVQHKEGEFLQTLLPGYYMNLNQNPRTLLPKFFGLYCYRCNSKNVRLVAMNNLLPSSVKLHQKYDLKGSTYKRKASKSERSKSSPTYKDLDFMEHHPEGIFLEADTYSALVKTIQRDCRVLESFKIMDYSLLVGLHNLDQAAREKAQEQRLSASAEEEVGEVGGESTALTQAEKEREREDRIGASALNRSRSINRQRLVAHSTAMESIQAESEPIDEEDDVPSPGGIPARNARGERLLLFLGIIDILQSYRLKKKLEHTWKSMIHDGDTVSVHRPGFYAQRFQDFMAKTVFKKIPSLDLPEIKGNHRKFRNLVTSYIVFAQTLKHSPSKRKSITRPLRPLDGDFDSTAVPTTGTSTMHATSPTKAVTPTDAAISTTSTVMSTGSAPIATSTPVNFAAGPVSPPPLTLAAGPGLSHHEPPVTTSAAKVTSYPAVLKGRTAASPPNPNLVPSGKIPPPVPPRGTGQSRTTRSSEEHRGPGTATSTSSMTSSRGGTLPSTCSTPPPPFDDAVRSNDQTLASGGQLQQGAPTTILASSLSSAHSKQNKVVHHVTLTKTYHDAVSISDVHLESSGSGSGSGGRETKSSLSVESGGSSRGGGGLTWTPPAGSAEGSTPTWTEGTPSFTESSSSGDAGCPTTPIRGSQRHDDGGRIVATVEEALASLTTEMKETNNTRNFVEQRRSLSKYGQVRASFKRASANHVSIMRNMQNVLRVQRREP; encoded by the exons AGCTCGGTAAATCAACATGGCACCACGGGCCCCAAGACCCCTGTGGGGGTGTCGAGGAACAAATcggagcgagagagaaagatcgGCCACAGGAGAGTTGGAGTGGGAGGTGAAATCACGTACAAAAAg ATCCAAACGACACAAATCATGGGCTCCATCCAGCTAGGCATCCAACATGCAGTCGGTGGGTTGGCCAGTAAACCAGAGCGTGATTTACTGATGCAAGATTTCATGACTGTAGAAACGACGAACTTCCCAAGCGAGGGATCCAATCACACTCCAGCTCATCATTTTTCGGAATTTAAGTTCAAAAATTACGCACCTATTGCATTTCGTTACTTTCGGGATCTCTTTGGCATTCAACCGGATGATTTTTTG ATGTCGATGTGTAGCGCTCCGTTACGCGAATTGTCAAACCCCGGCGCTAGTGGAAGTATCTTTTATCTAACAGATGATGACGAGTTCATCATAAAGACTGTACAACACAAAGAAGGAGAATTTTTACAGACGCTTCTTCCAGGATATTATATG aatCTAAATCAAAATCCAAGGACATTATTGCCAAAGTTCTTCGGATTGTATTGCTATCGgtgtaatagtaaaaatgTTAGATTAGTCGCTATGAATAATCTTCTGCCCTCGTCGGTGAAATTGCATCAAAAGTATGACTTGAAAGGATCAACATACAAGAGAAAG GCATCGAAATCAGAAAGATCTAAATCTTCTCCAACATACAAAGATTTAGATTTCATGGAACACCATCCGGAAGGGATCTTTTTGGAGGCAGACACGTATAGTGCCCTAGTTAAAACTATTCAGAGAGATTGTCGGGTGTTGGAAAGCTTTAAAATCATGGATTACTCTTTACTCGTTGGTCTTCATAACCTCGACCAGGCTGCAAGAGAAAAAGCG CAGGAGCAGAGATTATCAGCGAGTGCGGAGGAAGAAGTCGGTGAAGTGGGAGGTGAGAGTACAGCACTTACTCAAGCAGAAAAAGAACGGGAACGAGAGGACAGAATAGGAGCCAGCGCTCTGAACCGATCACGAAGCATAAATCGACAAAGGTTGGTTGCGCACAGTACCGCTATGGAGAGTATTCAGGCTGAAAGCGAGCCGATAGACGAGGAGGACGATGTACC CAGTCCAGGTGGAATTCCTGCTCGTAATGCCCGCGGCGAACGCCTTCTACTTTTCCTTGGTATTATTGACATTTTGCAAAGTTACAGGcttaagaaaaaattagaacATACTTGGAAGTCGATGATACACGATGGT GATACTGTGTCTGTACATCGGCCAGGTTTTTACGCGCAACGTTTCCAAGATTTCATGGCGAAGACAGTATTCAAGAAAATACCATCAC TGGACCTGCCTGAGATTAAGGGGAATCATCGCAAATTCCGTAACCTCGTCACCAGCTACATAG TCTTTGCTCAAA CGTTGAAACATTCCCCATCGAAGAGAAAAAGCATAACCAGGCCTCTCAGGCCCTTGGACGGCGACTTCGATTCAACCG CGGTGCCGACAACCGGAACTTCGACAATGCATGCTACGTCACCCACGAAGGCTG TAACCCCGACAGACGCTGCGATCAGCACGACCAGCACGGTGATGTCAACCGGTTCCGCGCCAATCGCCACCTCCACCCCCGTGAACTTCGCCGCGGGCCCGGTGAGTCCGCCTCCGTTGACCTTGGCCGCCGGTCCAGGCCTTTCTCATCACGAGCCACCGGTGACGACCTCAGCGGCCAAGGTCACGAGCTACCCAGCCGTCCTGAAGGGCAGGACCGCCGCCAGTCCACCGAATCCAAATCTGGTACCCTCCGGCAAGATTCCACCCCCTGTTCCTCCAAGAGGTACCGGTCAATCGAGGACCACGAGGTCCTCTGAGGAGCACCGTGGCCCTGGAACAGCCACCTCCACGTCCTCGATGACATCCAGCCGAG GTGGCACCCTTCCTTCCACTTGTTCCACCCCGCCCCCGCCCTTTGACGATGCAGTGCGCTCAAATGACCAGACCTTGGCTTCTGGTGGTCAACTTCAACAGGGTGCACCGACCACGATCTTAGCGAGCAGTCTAAGCAGTGCTCACTCCAAGCAGAACAAGGTTGTGCACCATGTCACTCTCACAAAGACTTATCACGATGCCGTGAG CATATCCGACGTACACTTGGAAAGCAGCGGTAGCGGAAGCGGAAGCGGCGGGAGGGAAACGAAATCTTCGTTGAGCGTAGAAAGCGGCGGTAGTAGTCGAGGAGGTGGGGGTCTGACCTGGACACCACCCGCTGGCAGCGCCGAGGGCTCTACGCCCACCTGGACAGAGGGCACGCCGTCCTTTACCGAGAGTTCCAGCAGCGGTGACGCAG GTTGTCCGACCACACCGATCAGGGGCAGCCAGCGTCACGATGACGGAGGGAGAATCGTTGCCACCGTCGAGGAGGCGCTAGCCAGTCTTACTACAGAAATG aaagaaacgaacaacACGAGGAATTTCGTGGAACAGAGAAGGTCCCTTTCGAAGTACGGTCAAGTGAGAGCGAGTTTCAAACGTGCCAGCGCGAACCATGTGTCGATCATGAGGAACATGCAAAATGTGTTAAGAGTTCAACGCCGGGAGCCATAA
- the LOC132910324 gene encoding phosphatidylinositol 4-phosphate 5-kinase type-1 alpha-like isoform X15, which produces MASGDNVDVIEVVETSFSGPAQATEDHLRPEQYADEDSKSTGDKVTTFESSVNQHGTTGPKTPVGVSRNKSERERKIGHRRVGVGGEITYKKIQTTQIMGSIQLGIQHAVGGLASKPERDLLMQDFMTVETTNFPSEGSNHTPAHHFSEFKFKNYAPIAFRYFRDLFGIQPDDFLMSMCSAPLRELSNPGASGSIFYLTDDDEFIIKTVQHKEGEFLQTLLPGYYMNLNQNPRTLLPKFFGLYCYRCNSKNVRLVAMNNLLPSSVKLHQKYDLKGSTYKRKASKSERSKSSPTYKDLDFMEHHPEGIFLEADTYSALVKTIQRDCRVLESFKIMDYSLLVGLHNLDQAAREKAQEQRLSASAEEEVGEVGGESTALTQAEKEREREDRIGASALNRSRSINRQRLVAHSTAMESIQAESEPIDEEDDVPSPGGIPARNARGERLLLFLGIIDILQSYRLKKKLEHTWKSMIHDGDTVSVHRPGFYAQRFQDFMAKTVFKKIPSPLKHSPSKRKSITRPLRPLDGDFDSTGGTLPSTCSTPPPPFDDAVRSNDQTLASGGQLQQGAPTTILASSLSSAHSKQNKVVHHVTLTKTYHDAVSISDVHLESSGSGSGSGGRETKSSLSVESGGSSRGGGGLTWTPPAGSAEGSTPTWTEGTPSFTESSSSGDAGCPTTPIRGSQRHDDGGRIVATVEEALASLTTEMKETNNTRNFVEQRRSLSKYGQVRASFKRASANHVSIMRNMQNVLRVQRREP; this is translated from the exons AGCTCGGTAAATCAACATGGCACCACGGGCCCCAAGACCCCTGTGGGGGTGTCGAGGAACAAATcggagcgagagagaaagatcgGCCACAGGAGAGTTGGAGTGGGAGGTGAAATCACGTACAAAAAg ATCCAAACGACACAAATCATGGGCTCCATCCAGCTAGGCATCCAACATGCAGTCGGTGGGTTGGCCAGTAAACCAGAGCGTGATTTACTGATGCAAGATTTCATGACTGTAGAAACGACGAACTTCCCAAGCGAGGGATCCAATCACACTCCAGCTCATCATTTTTCGGAATTTAAGTTCAAAAATTACGCACCTATTGCATTTCGTTACTTTCGGGATCTCTTTGGCATTCAACCGGATGATTTTTTG ATGTCGATGTGTAGCGCTCCGTTACGCGAATTGTCAAACCCCGGCGCTAGTGGAAGTATCTTTTATCTAACAGATGATGACGAGTTCATCATAAAGACTGTACAACACAAAGAAGGAGAATTTTTACAGACGCTTCTTCCAGGATATTATATG aatCTAAATCAAAATCCAAGGACATTATTGCCAAAGTTCTTCGGATTGTATTGCTATCGgtgtaatagtaaaaatgTTAGATTAGTCGCTATGAATAATCTTCTGCCCTCGTCGGTGAAATTGCATCAAAAGTATGACTTGAAAGGATCAACATACAAGAGAAAG GCATCGAAATCAGAAAGATCTAAATCTTCTCCAACATACAAAGATTTAGATTTCATGGAACACCATCCGGAAGGGATCTTTTTGGAGGCAGACACGTATAGTGCCCTAGTTAAAACTATTCAGAGAGATTGTCGGGTGTTGGAAAGCTTTAAAATCATGGATTACTCTTTACTCGTTGGTCTTCATAACCTCGACCAGGCTGCAAGAGAAAAAGCG CAGGAGCAGAGATTATCAGCGAGTGCGGAGGAAGAAGTCGGTGAAGTGGGAGGTGAGAGTACAGCACTTACTCAAGCAGAAAAAGAACGGGAACGAGAGGACAGAATAGGAGCCAGCGCTCTGAACCGATCACGAAGCATAAATCGACAAAGGTTGGTTGCGCACAGTACCGCTATGGAGAGTATTCAGGCTGAAAGCGAGCCGATAGACGAGGAGGACGATGTACC CAGTCCAGGTGGAATTCCTGCTCGTAATGCCCGCGGCGAACGCCTTCTACTTTTCCTTGGTATTATTGACATTTTGCAAAGTTACAGGcttaagaaaaaattagaacATACTTGGAAGTCGATGATACACGATGGT GATACTGTGTCTGTACATCGGCCAGGTTTTTACGCGCAACGTTTCCAAGATTTCATGGCGAAGACAGTATTCAAGAAAATACCATCAC CGTTGAAACATTCCCCATCGAAGAGAAAAAGCATAACCAGGCCTCTCAGGCCCTTGGACGGCGACTTCGATTCAACCG GTGGCACCCTTCCTTCCACTTGTTCCACCCCGCCCCCGCCCTTTGACGATGCAGTGCGCTCAAATGACCAGACCTTGGCTTCTGGTGGTCAACTTCAACAGGGTGCACCGACCACGATCTTAGCGAGCAGTCTAAGCAGTGCTCACTCCAAGCAGAACAAGGTTGTGCACCATGTCACTCTCACAAAGACTTATCACGATGCCGTGAG CATATCCGACGTACACTTGGAAAGCAGCGGTAGCGGAAGCGGAAGCGGCGGGAGGGAAACGAAATCTTCGTTGAGCGTAGAAAGCGGCGGTAGTAGTCGAGGAGGTGGGGGTCTGACCTGGACACCACCCGCTGGCAGCGCCGAGGGCTCTACGCCCACCTGGACAGAGGGCACGCCGTCCTTTACCGAGAGTTCCAGCAGCGGTGACGCAG GTTGTCCGACCACACCGATCAGGGGCAGCCAGCGTCACGATGACGGAGGGAGAATCGTTGCCACCGTCGAGGAGGCGCTAGCCAGTCTTACTACAGAAATG aaagaaacgaacaacACGAGGAATTTCGTGGAACAGAGAAGGTCCCTTTCGAAGTACGGTCAAGTGAGAGCGAGTTTCAAACGTGCCAGCGCGAACCATGTGTCGATCATGAGGAACATGCAAAATGTGTTAAGAGTTCAACGCCGGGAGCCATAA